A genome region from Manihot esculenta cultivar AM560-2 chromosome 5, M.esculenta_v8, whole genome shotgun sequence includes the following:
- the LOC110614261 gene encoding uncharacterized protein LOC110614261 isoform X2 has product MARLIRPLRQWPLFQHHCCPPSSFYHLLSPSFVFPIETASHRLAFATVLSSNRGIHYRSRGLRLPDTPTASDNDEGANSSDSDSDATKSRNQKKREARRAVRWGMELASFSAPQINRILRVASLEREVYDALMLVKRLGPDVREGKRRQYNYIGKLLREVKPELMDSLILATKDGDWSRLQAVSGLEAGIFGDDYEESDKTEYEEEEKEVSQRYIDMATRWLDGLLNKDLKITNEVYAIHTVDFDRQELRRLVRRVHAVQERRNIDEENEQEVEAAITVAKKSLTHFLRALAKQMPMESSHIGIMEIPGIRQYIA; this is encoded by the exons ATGGCCAGGCTAATACGACCTCTAAGGCAATGGCCACTGTTCCAGCACCACTGCTGCCCTCCCTCATCTTTTTATCATCTCCTATCTCCATCCTTTGTATTTCCCATCGAAACTGCTTCTCACCGTCTCGCTTTCGCTACCGTGCTCTCTTCTAATCGAGGCATCCATTATCGATCTCGAGGTCTCAGATTGCCCGATACTCCTACAGCGTCCGATAACGATGAAGGAGCAAACAGCAGTGATTCAGATTCAGATGCAACGAAGAGCCGCAACCAGAAGAAACGCGAGGCTAGGCGCGCCGTTCGTTGGGGCATGGAGCTGGCTTCTTTCTCCGCCCCTCAAATCAATCGCATTCTCAG AGTGGCGTCCCTTGAGCGAGAAGTGTACGATGCTTTAATGCTAGTGAAG AGACTAGGACCCGATGTTCGAGAGGGAAAGCGGAGGCAATATAATTATATTG GGAAACTACTGCGGGAGGTAAAACCAGAATTAATGGATTCTTTGATTCTTGCAACAAAAGATGGTGACTGGAGTAGGCTTCAGGCTGTATCTGGTCTGGAGGCAGGGATTTTTGGGGATGATTATGAAGAATCTGACAAAACTGAATATgaagaggaagaaaaggag GTTTCACAACGTTACATTGACATGGCAACCAGATGGCTTGATGGCCTGCTCAATAAGGACTTAAAGATTACAAATGAAGTTTATGCTATTCACACTGTTGATTTTGATCGTCAG GAACTGCGTAGACTTGTTCGAAGAGTGCATGCAGTTCAAGAACGCAGGAATATCGATGAGGAGAATGAACAAGAAGTAGAAGCGGCAATAACGGTTGCCAAAAAGTCCCTAACCCATTTCCTTCGAGCTCTCGCCAAGCAAATGCCTATGGAATCTAGTCATATTG GGATAATGGAGATTCCAGGGATAAGGCAATATATAGCATAA
- the LOC110614261 gene encoding uncharacterized protein LOC110614261 isoform X1: MARLIRPLRQWPLFQHHCCPPSSFYHLLSPSFVFPIETASHRLAFATVLSSNRGIHYRSRGLRLPDTPTASDNDEGANSSDSDSDATKSRNQKKREARRAVRWGMELASFSAPQINRILRVASLEREVYDALMLVKRLGPDVREGKRRQYNYIGKLLREVKPELMDSLILATKDGDWSRLQAVSGLEAGIFGDDYEESDKTEYEEEEKEVSQRYIDMATRWLDGLLNKDLKITNEVYAIHTVDFDRQELRRLVRRVHAVQERRNIDEENEQEVEAAITVAKKSLTHFLRALAKQMPMESSHIGWKIQYYSQRRETGLAKTTSVRFFWF; the protein is encoded by the exons ATGGCCAGGCTAATACGACCTCTAAGGCAATGGCCACTGTTCCAGCACCACTGCTGCCCTCCCTCATCTTTTTATCATCTCCTATCTCCATCCTTTGTATTTCCCATCGAAACTGCTTCTCACCGTCTCGCTTTCGCTACCGTGCTCTCTTCTAATCGAGGCATCCATTATCGATCTCGAGGTCTCAGATTGCCCGATACTCCTACAGCGTCCGATAACGATGAAGGAGCAAACAGCAGTGATTCAGATTCAGATGCAACGAAGAGCCGCAACCAGAAGAAACGCGAGGCTAGGCGCGCCGTTCGTTGGGGCATGGAGCTGGCTTCTTTCTCCGCCCCTCAAATCAATCGCATTCTCAG AGTGGCGTCCCTTGAGCGAGAAGTGTACGATGCTTTAATGCTAGTGAAG AGACTAGGACCCGATGTTCGAGAGGGAAAGCGGAGGCAATATAATTATATTG GGAAACTACTGCGGGAGGTAAAACCAGAATTAATGGATTCTTTGATTCTTGCAACAAAAGATGGTGACTGGAGTAGGCTTCAGGCTGTATCTGGTCTGGAGGCAGGGATTTTTGGGGATGATTATGAAGAATCTGACAAAACTGAATATgaagaggaagaaaaggag GTTTCACAACGTTACATTGACATGGCAACCAGATGGCTTGATGGCCTGCTCAATAAGGACTTAAAGATTACAAATGAAGTTTATGCTATTCACACTGTTGATTTTGATCGTCAG GAACTGCGTAGACTTGTTCGAAGAGTGCATGCAGTTCAAGAACGCAGGAATATCGATGAGGAGAATGAACAAGAAGTAGAAGCGGCAATAACGGTTGCCAAAAAGTCCCTAACCCATTTCCTTCGAGCTCTCGCCAAGCAAATGCCTATGGAATCTAGTCATATTG GGTGGAAGATCCAGTATTATAGTCAAAGGAGGGAAACAGGCTTAGCAAAGACAACCAGTGTCCGATTCTTTTGGTTTTAG
- the LOC110614557 gene encoding chaperone protein dnaJ 11, chloroplastic, with amino-acid sequence MASISSLQSLSYSSAHFNGSRLPVDRLRSPPSRVSFRPLRVSAACATTAERTTVSDIASPGSLYEVLGIQMGATCQEIKAAYRRLARVLHPDVATTSQKEETTYEFIKIHEAYETLSDPEKRADYDRSLFWRRRQMSSPFVTSAAATKMSSSSVSGFSGYTRQRWETDQCW; translated from the coding sequence ATGGCTTCCATTTCTTCTCTTCAATCTCTGAGCTATTCATCCGCTCACTTCAACGGCTCGCGATTGCCTGTCGATCGTCTCCGTTCGCCGCCATCTAGAGTCAGCTTCCGTCCACTCCGTGTCTCCGCCGCTTGCGCCACGACTGCCGAGAGAACAACAGTGTCTGACATTGCATCGCCGGGATCACTTTACGAAGTGCTCGGGATTCAGATGGGCGCCACTTGTCAAGAGATCAAGGCTGCTTATCGGAGACTAGCAAGAGTTTTGCATCCTGATGTTGCAACTACCAGTCAAAAGGAGGAGACGACGTACGAATTCATAAAAATACACGAAGCTTATGAAACTCTGTCAGATCCGGAGAAAAGAGCCGATTATGACCGCTCGCTATTCTGGCGAAGGCGGCAGATGAGTTCTCCGTTTGTGACGTCAGCGGCTGCAACCAAAATGTCGAGTTCTTCAGTTTCTGGGTTTTCCGGGTATACAAGGCAGAGATGGGAAACCGATCAGTGCTGGTAG